Within the Enoplosus armatus isolate fEnoArm2 chromosome 9, fEnoArm2.hap1, whole genome shotgun sequence genome, the region cctccGTGCAGTTAAATCCGAGCAGACCTGGTTTATTCAGGTCTGATCAGCCTGTTAATGTCCCCTGAGGAGGTAGATCTTCTCTGTGTCTtgattgcagtgtgtgtgtgtgtgtgtgtgtgtgagggagagagagaaaccggGTCCTGCGTTTGCTTTTGTCGTCACATGCGCATCTCACTCTGCACCGGCAGGCGTGAACGCGTTCACAGAGAAAGACGAGAGCCGGAAGATCAGCGCATCTCTCTCAGCATCCTCACAGCGCCGCCGACCCTCTGCTGTCCACTGAGTGGGCTTAAAGCGGAGGGTTAGTGATGCTCAGGACAGCCTAATGCTGTCCAATGTTGTTTCTGATCATAtaagaacaaacaaataaagccCTGCTATGAGCTCCTGTAAGCTGCGATATGTTTTACAGCCCGAGTGCTGGGCACATTAAACAATAATAGTGATGTTGCTGTTCTCAGAAATGTCCTAGGGGTAGCGCTACAGAGAAATGGCTATCCAAATTGGAAAGGGTTCATCATCAGCATTACACAGTGGCAGACTCAGACTGTCTGAGGGGCAGgggtggaaaaaataaaaagggcacCAGCTGCATGCGGTGGGGTACCAGTGTGCAGAAAGTTGTGATGCATTCATGGTTAAACAGTTCCAAACGCTGGTTAAGattaaaattgttttattatgGCACTGTAATTTAAAGTATAATTACTACACCTtggcaataaaaacacacagggaacTATTAACTATTTAACCATTTAGAGGCGCATAGAAGCATATAGGGCCGGATGTATGGCACTGCATCGCGTTTTCTCCACTGGAAGGGAACCCAAGAAGGCCACGTTTACTTGCACATTGGGCTCCTGTAGAGGGCTCTTTATCCTCTTTAATCTACCATAGGGGCACCCAAGAGTATGATACTGTATGTGaacatttagtttttatgcTGTCAATTAagataaaatgtttatgtaCTTTGTCTTAGACTTCATTTGTAATTGACAAAGTGGGTGGACAAAATGACAGTAATGTCTTACAATGTAATGCATTACAATATATTACTGTCACTGCAGTTTCTTGTGTTTGGCAGTGGCACTAATTGTTAATTTACAGACTTAAAAAGATAATGATAATTTCTACCAGTCCAAAACTGTCACTCAGCCCTGCTGAGTCCCGCCTCTTTGTCTCATGATCCAATGAGCTGAGAGAATAGAAGACACCGCTTCCGGTCcttcatacaaacacatgtcAACTAGCAGCTAGCTcactcaacaacacaaaaagTGGCTAAAACATCACTGAAGATGGTCCAGTTCACTAGAATCTGCTTCCGGAAGGTAAGTGCTGTAGCAGACAGTAATCCCATGAAAACTATTTAATTTAAAACGGTGACTGTTTACAAACAATTGTAATGGCGACATTGGCAAGCACGCTAACTGCTAGCTAGCTGTGTGACAGGCTAACTACagtcaaaacatcaacatgacTAACTTGGTCTGTGAGATCGCTCTCATCAGTGTATGATCTTAATACGATGCTAGCCATCTGGATCTGAACAGTATACGAATGAACTAGCGTTAATGTTGAATAACTGCACGTTAGTTTAGCTTTAACGTTATGTGATATTAAATGCGTAGAATATATTGACAAcaaagatatatttttaaacatgaaaagtCTTTGTTGGCCTTGGAAATAGTAGTCTCACAATCACAACTCAAGGCAACTTACTTGTTTTTTCCTGAGCTTTGAACGTTATGGAGATGTTGATATGCAAGATTAGAAGCTGCTGTGATTTTATCCAAAGCCCTTTTAGGAGAGTTTAGCATGCAGCTTTTTTGAGCTtggaaatatctgtctgtcaaaACAATCCCATGATGCAATTGGAAGCTTCAGAAAAAGCTAATAAGGCGACtttgagttgggattgttttgtcaaacaacatatttgtaGTTTATTTGACAGTAGTTTATTTATGATCAATAAAACCACTCCAAgtcaaacagcaaaaaataaatgattaaaatgacaTGCATAAATGTTGAATCTCATCACTGTAATGTCTCTTTTCTGCCTCCTGCAGTATGGAAACTTTCTGGACAACCTCCGTCTGTACGTCCGTGGAGGCAGTGGGGGCATGGGTTTACCCCGTCTTGGGGGGCAGGGAGGGAACGGAGGAGATGTTTGGGTGGTGGCTTCAAAGAACACAACCTTAAAGAGGATCAAGGACAAGTACCCCCAGAAACGTTTTGTAGGTGGAGCAGGAGCCAACAGCAGGTTTGTTTCATTATTGTCTGTAATTCACTGATCATTGACATCAGttaatgatttttgtttgtcagaTATCCTCTGACATGTTGTATAATAGATGCTAAGagctcttttgtgtgtttagtgtgtatGAATTTGATTTGTTGACAGTGTCCGTGCactgaaaggagagagggggcagAACAAGGAGATCTTGGCTCCTGTTGGTATCACAGTCACCACTGATGATGGCAAAATACTTGGTATGTCAGGCGTCTTTTGTAATACCTCCCCTATTCACTTGCTGTCAGTCAGACTTAAAAATCCTTGTTGTCAATCTTCTTTGTAACTGTGTCAACACAAACTCAACAGGCaggtttcatttgaaatataaGCAAAGGACAGACATGAGGTTGTATGTTTTATGGGGTTAAGTACATAATTTGTGGCATAAAACATATAACAGCAGTAATCAAATGGGAGTGGAATAGCCATCTGATGTTGCAGTAAAAACTTAGCCTCATGTTTTTACAATTATTCTCCCCCCAAGGTGACCTGAATATTGAGGGTGATCGTCTGATGGTGGCGAAAGGAGGACCAGGAGGCTCCCTCAACTCTGCTTTCGAGCCAAGTAAAGGCCAAGCTAAACACATAAGGCTGGACCTCAAACTCATCGCCGAGCTGGGCCTTGTTGGGTGAGAGCAGAAAGCACCCATGAACATGTTGGTTCATTTCAACCGAGACTCAAATCGGCACAAACATTTATCTAAATATCAGATTTTCTTGTGTTGATTCACCGTCAGGTTCCCAAATGCAGGAAAGTCCTCTCTCCTGACAGCTATGTCTAATGCCACCCCTCAGATTGCCAGCTACGCCTGTGAGTGCACAATActgcacacatgtacaaattgtgtgtttgtgttcctctttGTGCATTTTTACTTCTGCATTTTTATTACAGAGGTGTAGTAATTAtactttaaagttttttttttttctaaaatcttTATTATTTCACAGTCACAACGTTGAAGCCTGAGATTGGCAAACTGATGTATAAAGATTACATGCAGGTATGGGAATGCATATTAGTTCATTGTCCTTTAACTGCCTGTTGAATTGATTCCTTTTTAGTGTTTTACCGTCATTCAGTTGCGTTCttatcatttttttgttttcggTAGATTTCTGTTGCTGATCTTCCAGGCCTGATTGAGGGAGCTCACATAAACAAAGGCATGGGCCACAAGTTCCTCAAACATGTGGAGAGGACcaagcagctgctgtttgtggtgtGTAGTGGAAGTGACGGAAAGCACATAAGCTGCTCCAGTTATCACCTGGCTCCACCTGATAATTacctgtggtggtggtggtggtgatgatgatgatgatgatgatgatgatgatggagtttaatttgtttgtgctttgtcTGGCCGTAGGTAGATGTTTGCGGTTTCCAGCTGGCCAGTAAAACACCGTTTAGGTCGGCCTTTGAAGCTGTTCAACTTCTCACCAAGGTGAGACTGATGACATGAAagacttaaataaataattaaatattcttCGTACCATTCTTCTCTTTGACTTGACTCCTGATCCATCCACCTCACGAACACCATTTATTtaccttctccttcttcttctccatcctctcctcctcctctgtcaccaTGGATTCAAGGAGTTGGAGCTGTACAAAGAAGAGCTTGTATCGAAGCCGGCTTTACTGGTGGTGAATAAGATGGACCTGCCGGACGCTGAGGACAAACTAGCAGAGCTGAAGGAGCAACTACAAAGCCCAGACGGTAGATTTGAAGGATTTCTTTACTATTATATTACTATTTTATTCAATAGctttataatttaataattgtatatatatatatatatatatatattattttttttatttttttttattcacttttgtatttaaaagtaGATTTTGCACTATAGCATCTGTAAACCCCATTTTTCCACATCATCTCTGGGTTGAGACACCAATTAAATGCATTAATAAGGTAAAAAAGCACCACATGGTGATCTTTTTTTTGGTGGCAAATCATACTTAAGTTGCTCCCTGcaaagaaaagtaaacatttcAGACTCAGTCGGCTACTCTTTTCGCAACAAAGGTATAACTGAAACCCAGAGAAACTAAAGCAAATCTTCCCTTAAACATTTAATGATTTATGAGTAATCTACTTTTTCATTGTAACATTTGCTTGAGATCAATGGTAGTAATAAAAGGGGTTAACAGATCAATAGGTCAATAACCCAAAAAGGTGCTGTATTAAACATGCAGGTTGACTGATGACAACCAAGAAATAAAGAATCACAACCATTTGTGTTGCCTGTAACATGTTAACAGGACAATAATACATATATTCCTTTCTGTAGACTTCTCTGATCTGTTGCCTGATGACATGATACCGAAGAACTACATGACCTTCAGACACGTGGTTCCTGTCTCTGCCTCCACTGGGTTTGGTATCGATCATTTGAAAAGTTGCATCCGAGAGTCGCTCGATGAAGACGCAGAAATGGCAACTAAAGCCGTCCATCAAGAAAGACTGCAGGCACTGAGGTACCAGTCACACAAGCAATTGTGATGAACATGGACAACATGTCGCACATTTGAGTGGGACCAACAGCGTACGCCGACAAAATAAAGTTCAGAATAGTTGAACTTTAATGGCAGGCAAACATCACCCACTGAGAAACACCTGTGACAACAGAAACTATGTGGTATCAGTGCAGACCTGCTCttggaagagacagaggaggacctCCTCACTGACTGACCGTCGCAGCCAAAACATCCAATGTTATGAGGCTCCACGAGTTTCGGCACGAGTTGTGTAGTTGCTTGTTTGGtcggttgttgttgttggtcgGTTCCATCAGAAATTATACATTGTAAAAAgagtgtatttatatttattggtGTGTGTTGTAGGGATGCACTGATCCTGATACCAGTTCTGATACTTCGACTCTGGGTATTTTCCAATACGGAATACCGATCCGATACCAGTGTGCAGAACTCACAGCAGTGATGTTTGATGTATGGTAACATGAGGCCAGGGATTACCGATCCAGCagtaaatacagtttctttgcaaatgtcattataaaattcagtgtttccacaATCAGTTACGACAGGCTGCAGAGAAATACatgtctgtatttattgttgGGTTGGTCACGATTGGCTGATAGCAGTTGCACTAAATAAGGTCTGTATTGGATCAGTGCATTTCAAGTGTgaagtgtgtatgcatgtattgtttttgtcctctagAAGTTAGTGTAAAATCTCAAGTTATTAGACATGTCAGCATAGACAGATGTGTTgatgaaagttttattttatattaaatatattacaatACTGAATgattaagaggaaaaaaatatggGGATTAATTTTTGCATCATCGGTCTGTACAGCATACAggcaaaattaaaaaattaaaaagaaaaagacagcaacTGCAGTATTTCGATTTGAATTAGCACATTTGGGGTTTTCAAGGT harbors:
- the gtpbp10 gene encoding GTP-binding protein 10 produces the protein MVQFTRICFRKYGNFLDNLRLYVRGGSGGMGLPRLGGQGGNGGDVWVVASKNTTLKRIKDKYPQKRFVGGAGANSSVRALKGERGQNKEILAPVGITVTTDDGKILGDLNIEGDRLMVAKGGPGGSLNSAFEPSKGQAKHIRLDLKLIAELGLVGFPNAGKSSLLTAMSNATPQIASYAFTTLKPEIGKLMYKDYMQISVADLPGLIEGAHINKGMGHKFLKHVERTKQLLFVVDVCGFQLASKTPFRSAFEAVQLLTKELELYKEELVSKPALLVVNKMDLPDAEDKLAELKEQLQSPDDFSDLLPDDMIPKNYMTFRHVVPVSASTGFGIDHLKSCIRESLDEDAEMATKAVHQERLQALRYQSHKQL